Proteins co-encoded in one Pseudomonadota bacterium genomic window:
- the cas2 gene encoding CRISPR-associated endonuclease Cas2, with amino-acid sequence MDEHLFIVTYDISDPKRWRAVFSLMNGYGEWLQLSVFQCRLTRRRHAELAATLDQIINHEEDHVLMLDLGPAEGVVPRVVSLGKPFKALERAPIIV; translated from the coding sequence ATGGACGAGCACCTGTTCATCGTCACCTACGATATCTCGGACCCCAAGCGCTGGCGGGCCGTCTTCTCCCTGATGAACGGTTACGGAGAATGGCTACAGCTCTCCGTCTTTCAGTGCCGCCTCACCCGCCGACGCCATGCCGAGCTGGCCGCCACCCTCGACCAGATCATTAACCATGAGGAAGACCACGTACTGATGTTGGACCTCGGTCCCGCCGAGGGCGTGGTGCCGCGGGTCGTGAGCCTCGGAAAGCCGTTCAAAGCCCTGGAACGCGCGCCTATCATCGTGTAG